One Elaeis guineensis isolate ETL-2024a chromosome 10, EG11, whole genome shotgun sequence genomic window carries:
- the LOC105059915 gene encoding phosphoglycerate mutase-like protein AT74 isoform X2: MTTKQHNGERSLPKRIILVRHGESQGNLDMAAYTTTPDYRIPLTRLGVEQARAAGRRIRHVVSDGGQAANWKVYFYVSPYERTRLTLREIGRAFSKKRIIGVREECRVREQDFGNFQVEDRMKVIKETRDRFGRFFFRFPEGESAADVYDRVANFMESLWRDIDMKRFGQVDHSDTNLIIISHGLASRVFLMKWFKWSVDQFERLNNLGNCEFRVMQLGPGGEYSLAIHHTREELEQWGLSSEMITDQQWRATANRGSWNEDCPWYLNSFFDNLKDSSDEEDGNDVA, translated from the exons ATGACGACGAAGCAACACAACGGCGAGAGAAGTCTTCCCAAGAGGATCATCCTGGTGAGGCATGGAGAGAGCCAGGGGAACTTGGACATGGCGGCCTACACGACCACCCCGGATTATAGGATCCCCCTCACCAGGCTGGGCGTCGAGCAGGCCCGGGCGGCAGGGCGGCGGATCCGGCATGTGGTGTCGGACGGCGGGCAGGCGGCGAACTGGAAGGTATACTTCTACGTGTCACCCTATGAACGGACACGGTTGACGCTGAGGGAGATTGGCAGGGCGTTCTCGAAAAAGAGGATCATTGGGGTGAGGGAGGAGTGCAGGGTCAGGGAGCAGGACTTCGGGAATTTCCAGGTGGAGGACAGGATGAAGGTGATCAAGGAGACCCGGGACAGGTTCGGCCGCTTCTTCTTCCGTTTCCCCGAGGGCGAGTCTGCTGCCGATGTCTACGACCGTGTCGCCA ACTTCATGGAGTCGTTGTGGAGGGACATAGACATGAAGAGATTTGGTCAGGTTGACCACTCGGACACCAACCTCATCATCATATCACATGGCCTTGCTTCAAGGGTGTTCCTCATGAAATGGTTCAAGTGGTCCGTCGATCAATTTGAGAGGCTAAACAATCTTGGCAATTGTGAGTTTCGAGTGATGCAGTTAGGCCCTGGGGGAGAGTACAGCCTTGCAATCCATCATACGAGGGAGGAGCTTGAGCAATGGGGCCTCTCATCGGAGATGATCACCGATCAGCAATGGCGGGCCACTGCCAATCGGGGCAGCTGGAATGAGGACTGCCCTTGGTATCTTAATTCCTTCTTTGATAATCTGAAGGATTCTTCGGATGAAGAGGATGGAAATGATGTTGCTTGA
- the LOC105059915 gene encoding uncharacterized protein isoform X1, translating into MTTKQHNGERSLPKRIILVRHGESQGNLDMAAYTTTPDYRIPLTRLGVEQARAAGRRIRHVVSDGGQAANWKVYFYVSPYERTRLTLREIGRAFSKKRIIGVREECRVREQDFGNFQVEDRMKVIKETRDRFGRFFFRFPEGESAADVYDRVASNSLPPSLSLSLSLAMFDVLEAFWVGGDLSDCFKPRDKKRKEKRLLTTYFDLGMENDILLMRTKRTASVILQLKAVEGGGGWVGEREVGIHGLQGVAGFDEAVSEDSGGGEGGAAVGEGWSAAAEVGIGVLATAEGRPLGEVGAGGLG; encoded by the coding sequence ATGACGACGAAGCAACACAACGGCGAGAGAAGTCTTCCCAAGAGGATCATCCTGGTGAGGCATGGAGAGAGCCAGGGGAACTTGGACATGGCGGCCTACACGACCACCCCGGATTATAGGATCCCCCTCACCAGGCTGGGCGTCGAGCAGGCCCGGGCGGCAGGGCGGCGGATCCGGCATGTGGTGTCGGACGGCGGGCAGGCGGCGAACTGGAAGGTATACTTCTACGTGTCACCCTATGAACGGACACGGTTGACGCTGAGGGAGATTGGCAGGGCGTTCTCGAAAAAGAGGATCATTGGGGTGAGGGAGGAGTGCAGGGTCAGGGAGCAGGACTTCGGGAATTTCCAGGTGGAGGACAGGATGAAGGTGATCAAGGAGACCCGGGACAGGTTCGGCCGCTTCTTCTTCCGTTTCCCCGAGGGCGAGTCTGCTGCCGATGTCTACGACCGTGTCGCCAGTAACTCCCTCCCTCcatccctctctctatctctctctcttgccATGTTTGATGTTTTAGAAGCTTTCTGGGTCGGGGGGGATCTGTCTGACTGTTTCAAACCAAgagacaaaaaaagaaaagaaaaaaggctgTTGACCACTTACTTTGACCTAGGGATGGAGAATGATATCCTCCTGATGAGGACGAAGCGAACGGCATCGGTGATCTTGCAGCTAAAGGCAGTGGAGGGTGGGGGAGGATGGGTTGGAGAGCGAGAAGTGGGCATTCATGGATTACAAGGGGTAGCTGGTTTTGACGAAGCGGTCAGTGAGGACAGTGGAGGTGGTGAAGGAGGGGCGGCAGTTGGCGAAGGATGGTCGGCTGCTGCTGAGGTTGGCATTGGAGTCTTAGCTACTGCCGAGGGCCGCCCTCTTGGGGAGGTCGGTGCTGGAGGCCTTGGATAA